In the Juglans microcarpa x Juglans regia isolate MS1-56 chromosome 6D, Jm3101_v1.0, whole genome shotgun sequence genome, one interval contains:
- the LOC121235875 gene encoding MDIS1-interacting receptor like kinase 2-like yields MGSLTIKKAFSLLINFVLFAQFVPSPEAAFSSTSSEEATALLTWKDSLQNDSQSHLSSWSPSVSSSNLNVSRNPCNNWLGISCNLAGSVVKIDLGNSSLQGTLHRFSFLSFPNLAYIDLYMNALFETIPPQISYLSKLEYLDLSFNQFSGKIPPEIGKLTNLKVLDLEDNNLNGSIPEEIGRLHFLTELALYKNHLEGSIPPSLGNLSNLVNLFLYDNELSGFIPPEMGNLSNLDQLFLSINHLTGPIPPTFGNLKKLTILSMFGNSLSGPIPSEIGNLNSLKELSLLQNNLSGSIPASLGNLGNLTILHLNNNSLSGSIPAEIGNLKFISGLQLDENQLHGSLPTSFANLSNLIYLFLSDNEFTGPIPQGIGDLINLDTLELEKNKFTGNLPQNICHGGSLLYFAASNNHLDGRIPKSFKNCTSVVRVLLGGNQLIGDISKDFGVYPNLKFIDLSHNRFYGRISSNWGQCQQLQILLLGKNNITGSIPHEIGNWTQLGELELSSNHIAGTIPKEFGRLISLERLRMNGNQLFGAIPFEFGSLTNLEYLDLSSNKLSKSIPSNFGDFVKLIDLNLSHNNFSEGIPAHLLTLSHISKLDISYNSLNGEIPMEINKLESLVILNLSHNYLSGFIPKAFEEMRGLLYADISYNELQGPIPNSNAFQALQGNKGLCGNVTGLQPCNASMIYKHSSKRGHKVVFLLVFPLLGAVSVLLSFIGVFLFLQRRKIDLESKQSKTKGQVLFLSVLQFNGRTLYDEIIKVTNGFDALYCIGKGGHGTIYKAELTSGDIIAVKKFNRPLNDAGENRFQKEFLNEIKALIDIRHRNIVKLYGFCSHVQHSFLVCQYLERGSLSLILGNEDTAKVLGWSKRLNIVKGVAYALSYMHHDCSPPIIHRDISSSNILLDSQFEAHVSDFGTAKLLELDSSNWTSPAGTYGYIAPELAYTMKVTEKCDVYSFGVLAIEVIRGQHPGDFISSLSMPLAIENIQVKDVLDQRLPFPAAQVENELIIVVQLAMKCLNVYPQSRPTMHMISQVLSTNIAHS; encoded by the exons atgggatcattaaccattaagaaaGCATTTTCCCTTCTCATCAACTTTGTCCTATTTGCTCAGTTTGTTCCTTCACCGGAAGCTGctttttcttctacttcttccgAAGAAGCTACTGCTCTTCTTACATGGAAAGACAGCCTTCAAAACGACTCCCAATCTCACTTATCTTCATGGAGTCcttcagtttcttcttccaATCTAAACGTAAGTAGGAATCCATGCAATAATTGGCTTGGTATTTCATGCAACCTTGCTGGAAGCGTTGTCAAAATAGACCTTGGCAACTCTAGCTTACAAGGTACGCTTCacagattttcttttttgtcatttCCAAATCTTGCGTACATTGATCTTTACATGAACGCACTTTTTGAGACAATTCCACCTCAAATTAGCTACCTTTCAAAACTCGAATATCTCGATTTGTCCTTTAATCAGTTTTCAGGTAAAATCCCACCAGAAATTGGCAAGCTAACTAATCTTAAGGTCCTCGACCTTGAAGACAATAACCTAAATGGCTCCATTCCTGAAGAAATAGGGCGCCTACACTTTCTAACTGAACTTGCTCTTTACAAAAACCATCTAGAAGGTTCCATCCCACCTTCTTTAGGCAATTTGAGCAACTTGGTTAACTTGTTTCTTTATGACAATGAACTTTCTGGTTTCATTCCTCCAGAAATGGGAAACCTCTCCAATTTGGATCAACTTTTCCTTAGTATTAACCACCTGACAGGTCCAATCCCTCCCACTTTCGGAAACTTGAAAAAGCTAACCATCTTGTCCATGTTTGGTAATTCACTTTCCGGTCCCATCCCTTCAGAAATTGGAAATTTGAATTCCCTAAAGGAATTAAGTCTTCttcaaaataatctttcagGCTCAATTCCAGCATCATTAGGTAATTTGGGAAATCTTACCATACTTCACCTGAATAATAATAGCCTTTCTGGATCCATTCCTGCCGAAATAGGAAACTTGAAGTTTATCAGTGGTCTACAGTTGGATGAAAACCAGCTGCATGGTTCTCTTCCAACTTCATTTGCTAATTTGAgcaatttgatatatttattcCTTAGTGACAACGAATTTACGGGTCCTATTCCTCAAGGAATTGGAGATCTCATCAACTTGGATACTCTGGAACtggaaaaaaacaaatttactgGTAATTTGCCTCAAAACATTTGCCATGGTGGATCACTTCTGTACTTTGCTGCAAGCAACAACCATTTGGATGGCCGAATTCCCAAAAGCTTCAAAAATTGCACAAGCGTAGTCAGAGTTCTATTAGGAGGTAACCAACTCATTGGAGATATATCTAAGGACTTTGGTGTCTATCCAAACTTGAAGTTCATAGATCTAAGTCATAATAGATTTTATGGAAGGATCTCAAGTAATTGGGGACAGTGTCAACAGCTACAAATCCTACTTCTGGGTAAAAACAATATTACTGGTAGCATACCACATGAGATTGGAAATTGGACACAGCTAGGTGAACTTGAACTTTCTTCAAATCATATAGCTGGGACTATTCCAAAAGAATTCGGAAGGTTGATTTCTTTAGAGCGATTGAGGATGAATGGCAATCAACTCTTTGGTGCTATTCCTTTTGAATTTGGATCATTGACAAATCTTGAATATCTTGACTTGTCCTCAAACAAGCTGAGTAAGTCAATTCCAAGTAATTTTGGGGACTTCGTAAAATTGATTGACTTGAATTTAAGCCACAACAATTTTAGCGAAGGGATTCCAGCCCACCTCCTAACCTTATCTCATATCTCCAAATTAGATATCAGTTATAACTCTTTAAATGGAGAGATACCAATGGAAATTAACAAATTGGAGAGCTTAGTGATCTTAAATCTCTCTCACAATTATCTTTCTGGTTTCATTCCGAAAGCATTCGAAGAAATGCGTGGCTTGTTGTATGCCGACATATCCTACAATGAGTTGCAGGGACCCATTCCTAATAGCAACGCATTTCAAGCATTACAAGGGAACAAGGGATTGTGTGGTAATGTTACAGGACTACAACCATGCAATGCTTCCATGATATACAAACATAGCTCAAAAAGGGGACACAAAGTCGTGTTTCTTCTTGTTTTCCCGCTTTTAGGAGCAGTTTCTGTTCTACTTTCTTTCATTGgggtttttctctttttgcaaAGAAGAAAGATAGATCTAGAATCCAAACAAAGCAAGACCAAGGGCCAAGTACTGTTTCTTTCAGTATTACAATTCAATGGAAGAACATTGTATGATGAAATCATAAAAGTGACCAATGGTTTTGATGCTCTATACTGCATTGGGAAAGGAGGACATGGAACTATCTATAAAGCAGAGCTAACTTCAGGTGATATCATAGCCGTGAAGAAATTCAATCGACCACTGAATGATGCTGGTGAGAACAGATTTCAAAAGGAGTTCTTGAATGAGATAAAGGCATTGATAGACATACGACATCGAAATATTGTTAAACTTTATGGCTTTTGTTCCCATGTGCAACATTCCTTTTTGGTCTGTCAGTATCTAGAGAGGGGTAGCTTGTCCCTAATCTTGGGCAATGAAGATACTGCTAAAGTATTGGGCTGGAGTAAGAGATTGAATATTGTTAAAGGTGTGGCATATGCCTTGTCTTACATGCACCACGATTGCTCCCCTCCGATTATTCATCGTGACATATCAAGTAGTAACATCTTGCTGGATTCTCAATTTGAGGCTCATGTTTCAGACTTTGGGACTGCTAAGCTTTTGGAGCTAGACTCATCCAATTGGACTTCCCCTGCAGGCACTTATGGATATATTGCACCag AGCTTGCTTATACAATGAAGGTAACTGAGAAATGTGATGTATATAGCTTTGGGGTATTGGCAATTGAAGTCATTAGAGGACAGCATCCAGGTGATTTCATCTCTTCACTATCAATGCCGTTAGCTATAGAGAACATACAGGTGAAAGATGTGTTGGACCAACGGCTTCCATTTCCAGCAGCTCAAGTTGAAAATGAACTTATAATAGTTGTACAACTAGCCATGAAATGCTTAAATGTCTATCCCCAATCAAGGCCGACAATGCACATGATTTCTCAAGTGTTATCGACCAATATTGCACATTCCTAG